CAAAGCAAAAAATCATCGATTCCGCAAGGCTACTTTTTTACTCTAACCCCGTTTCCAGCTTGAATTTATGACGATTCACTAAGGTTTTAGGGCGTAAAGATCAAAGTGGGTAATCACTTTTGCAAGGCGGGCGGGGCGATTAATATTGCAAATCATAGCAAGTCTCAGCTCCAGAACCAGACAATTTCTTGCTGGACATATTTAAAACCAAAGTTGAAAACCCGAAATTACTTTTGCTCCAGAATTTGAATAGATTTGAATAGATCTGAGTATTATGCGGCTTGAGAATAATCTTTTTTTGTGATATTCCGCAATATCAATATATATGTTGCAACTTAAATATGAGTGATTACTATTACGATCGCAGACATTTCTCATATCTACTCTATTCTATGCTGGTAATAGCGATCGCCATTGATTTAGTTAACAACAAATAAAATCGATAGGTATAATTAGCTACGAATTGGTCAAAAAATCACAAAGTAATGTTGCGGAATCAATGAAGTTTTGTTGCAAATCCAAGAATTGCGTGCTTGGGAGCCTAAGATTTAATCGATAAATAGATTTTTCAAAACTACTATAAAGTCATTAGTGTCCAAAGCTGATGACGCTTAGCCAGCAGCCTCCACAACTGCTGGCATTTGGTATGGTTATTGCTATTTCAATAGCCGATCGTGCCTGAGTAAGGTCAGTTCAATTATTTTTTGTCTTACAATTACATCACTTGCCGAATCAGCTAATTTGAATCTTGGGTGGAGTAATGGTGTTATTTAACCAGCGCTGCGATCGCCTCGGCCACAGTATCGATCGCCTGGTTAATCTCGTCATGGCTCACAATCAACGGCGGCACAAACCTGACCACCTTGGGGCCAGCCGGAACTAAAAGCAATCCTTTTTCGATGCAAGCCTGCACAATATCGCGGGAAGTTAGTTCCACTTCTTCCTTAATCACCAGACCATCAATTAATCCCCAACCTCGTACCTGGTCAAATTGCGCTGGATATTGAGCCACGATCGCATTCAGACGATCTCTGAGTTGTTGGCCGCGCTCTCTGGCATTACCAATCAAATTATGTTGATCAATGGTTTGGCAAACCGTGAGTGCTACCTGGCAGGCAAAGGGATTACCACCAAAAGTGCTGGCATGGTTACCCGGCTCAAAGACATCGCAGTTAGCGCGACACAGCATCGCCCCGATCGGGATGCCGCCCCCCAGACCCTTGGCCGAGGTAAATATATCCGGTTCAATGCCCAGATTTTCATAGCCCCACAGCTTGCCGCTGCGACCCATGCCCACTTGCACTTCATCCAGGATTAGTAAAAGCCCTTTCTCATCACAGATCTGGCGCAGAGCCTGGAAATATTCCCGATCGCCAGGATTAACCCCGCCCTCGCCCTGCAAGGCTTCCAGCATGATCGCGCAAACTTTGCCTTTGTACTTGTCGATCGCGGCCCTGGCTGCTTCCAGGTCATTGTAGGGAATATAGCCAAATCCCGGCACCAACGGATCAAAGCCCTTTTGATATTTGGGCTGTCCAGTGGCCGTAATTGTGGCCAGAGTGCGGCCATGAAAACTCGCCTTGGCGGTAAGAATCATGGGCTCAGCAATATTTAACTTGTCATGGGCATATTTACGCGCCAGTTTGATCGCCGCTTCATTCGCCTCTGCTCCAGAATTACAAAAGAACGCCTTATCAGCGCAGGAATTTTGCACTAGCCACTTGGCCAATTCCCCCTGAGCCGGCACATAGAAAAGATTAGACACATGGTGCAGGGTTTGCATCTGCTGACTCACAGCCTCGGCCATAATCGGATGGGCATGTCCCAGGGTGCAGGTGGCGATCCCAGCCACAAAATCTAAATACTCTTTGCCAGTGTCATCCCACACCCTACAACCTTCACCACGCACCAGCGCGATCGGAAATCTGGCGTAGGTATGCATCACATACTGGTCAAACTCGGTGGTATTGGTTTGATTTTGGGTCTGGGTTTGTTCAGGGGCGATCGTCATAGGGTTAACCTGAATATAAGAACTTGATCAATGTCTGACTATATTTAAATTATTATGCATGATTAATTCCAGGATCGTTAACTGTACCACAAATTGGCCTTGTGATTACTATTCACAGAGTTGCTGGATATTCATTCATTGCGGCAATCCTCTTATCTAGTTATGTCTACCCACTGGCTAGCATTTGGAGGAACTTTGGCAAGACTGCTTATGGCAACATAACTACAACATAAACATGCGGCGATCGAGGGCTTTGGGATCATGGTCAGCCACAAATTGATCCAGGCTCTCGTCTGATTCCAGGTTGCCATCCACCAGATTAATAATCCGATCGGCCACATCCAGAATGCGATTGTCGTGGGTAACCATGAGTACGGTGCAACCATCTTCTTTGGTTAGTTTTTGCATTAGGGTCACCACATCGCGCCCGGTTTTTTTGTCCAGCGCTGCGGTTGGTTCATCTGCCAGAATTAATTTGGGGCGGTTTACCAGGGCTCTAGCGATCGCCACCCGTTGTTTTTGCCCCCCTGATAGGGCATTGGGCTTATAGTCCACCCGATCGCCCAAACCCACTGCGGTTAATACTTCCTCTGCTAGTTGCCGCTTCCGACCTACATCTTTGGTCAATTCGATCGCCATCGATACATTCTGATAGGCACTGAGCGACTCAAACAGGTTATGCGCCTGGAAAATGAAACCAATATTGCGCCGGATTTGCACCAGTTGTGCCTTGCTTAAACCAACCAACTCTTTCCCCAATACCCGCAGACTACCATCATGAACCGATCGCAGGCCACCAATCAAACTCAATAGCGTAGTTTTACCAGAACCCGATGGGCCAGTCATAATTACAATTTGGCCTTTGGGCAGGTCAAGGCTAATATCAAACAGGGCTTGCTTACTAATGTTGCCAACCCCAAACCAGAAGTTAAGATGGCGGATTTTGACAATTAAATTTTCGTCCTTACAATCAGGAATAATACCAGGGCATGGTTCCTGTTCTGCCTTAATATCTGTCTTAATCTCTGCATTAGTATCCGCATTAGTATCCGCATTAGTATCTGCGCGATCGATCTGATGGTCAGGCAGATCGCCTTGCTCCTCACCAATACTATTTACGCTGGTGGCTGGGACTGATGTTTTTTCTTGCATGGCTTCGCGTAATGGTGACTATAGCTTGAGGATTTTAAGAGCCCTAGAGGAGCAATAACCTGTTCAAAATAAATTTGCCACAAATAAAATGGCTTTAACTTAATTACCCACTTAC
The sequence above is a segment of the Pseudanabaena sp. PCC 7367 genome. Coding sequences within it:
- a CDS encoding DevA family ABC transporter ATP-binding protein, whose translation is MQEKTSVPATSVNSIGEEQGDLPDHQIDRADTNADTNADTNAEIKTDIKAEQEPCPGIIPDCKDENLIVKIRHLNFWFGVGNISKQALFDISLDLPKGQIVIMTGPSGSGKTTLLSLIGGLRSVHDGSLRVLGKELVGLSKAQLVQIRRNIGFIFQAHNLFESLSAYQNVSMAIELTKDVGRKRQLAEEVLTAVGLGDRVDYKPNALSGGQKQRVAIARALVNRPKLILADEPTAALDKKTGRDVVTLMQKLTKEDGCTVLMVTHDNRILDVADRIINLVDGNLESDESLDQFVADHDPKALDRRMFML
- a CDS encoding aspartate aminotransferase family protein, yielding MTIAPEQTQTQNQTNTTEFDQYVMHTYARFPIALVRGEGCRVWDDTGKEYLDFVAGIATCTLGHAHPIMAEAVSQQMQTLHHVSNLFYVPAQGELAKWLVQNSCADKAFFCNSGAEANEAAIKLARKYAHDKLNIAEPMILTAKASFHGRTLATITATGQPKYQKGFDPLVPGFGYIPYNDLEAARAAIDKYKGKVCAIMLEALQGEGGVNPGDREYFQALRQICDEKGLLLILDEVQVGMGRSGKLWGYENLGIEPDIFTSAKGLGGGIPIGAMLCRANCDVFEPGNHASTFGGNPFACQVALTVCQTIDQHNLIGNARERGQQLRDRLNAIVAQYPAQFDQVRGWGLIDGLVIKEEVELTSRDIVQACIEKGLLLVPAGPKVVRFVPPLIVSHDEINQAIDTVAEAIAALVK